The Planococcus halocryophilus nucleotide sequence GCTAATTCATCCCCATGGATAAATCCAGTAAAAACAGTTTGTGTTCCTTTAAAATAGGTTTCAAGTTCATTTCTATGAGGACCGTCTCCAACAATCGCTAAGCAAAAGTGATCTGATTCTAGTAAAACATCGCGAATTTTTTCGATTTCTTTTTCTGCAGCTAAACGGCCAACGTAAAGCAATAAAATTTTGTCGTTTTGCCCATCTGTTAAGTGGGAACGCATGTCCGTTGTTGCATGATTTGGATGGAATTTTTCGGTATCAACTCCACGTTTCCAAACTTGCAATCGCTCAAAGCCCTTTTCTTCCAACTCTTTTAAAACAGTGTGAGACGTACATAGATTAAGATCGGCTGCATTGTGCATTTTTCTCATAAACCACCACATGAGCCAATCCAATTTACCGAGTTTGTAATATGCCATGTATTGGGGAATATTCGTGTGGTAAGACGCTACCATAGGAATCGCTAACTTTTTAGCATATGTCACACCAGAATAGCCCACAACAGCGGGATTAACAATATGGACGACGTCTGGATTAAATTCCAACATGTACTTTTTAACAAGACGATTCGGAAAAGCAAATTTTTTAGAACGATAAAAAGGAAAAGCGAAGGCAGGAATTCCTTTTACAACGGCACCATCAAATTCCGTTACGCCCAGATCAGGTGCGATAATTTGGATTTCATGACCGTCTCTATGCAACCAGCGGATGCAGGCTGTCAATCTCGTTACAATGCCATCAGTTGAGGGCAGGAAAGTTTCAGTGACAATTAATATTTTCATAGAAACAGCTCCTTTCTATGAACATGAACTTAGCACTCGCCTCTTACTTCCACTTAACGGTGGGCAAGATGTTTTCTTTAATAACGCGATCTTTGTGTACTAGGACGGTTTTTAATATTTCTCGTATGACATCATTAGTCAGTAAATGAGGTTTTAATCCTAACTCCAATAAATTCGTATTAACTGCTTCATAAAAATGTTCTTCTTTTTCTATACGTGGATTTTCCAGGTGGCCAATGCCTACAGTTACTCCTTCTTCTGCGGCTACCTTTTGCACCATTTGTGCTAGCTCGAGCACAGAAAATTCCTCTGTAAACTGATTGAAGACACGGAACTCGCCAGGTTCGGCTGGATTTTCAGCAGCAATCTCAATGCACCTCACTGTATCTTCGATATTTAAAAATCCACGTGTTTGACCGCCTGTTCCATAAACTGTTAGGTCATGTTCAGTAGCAGCCTGAATAATAAACCGGTTCAATGCGGTTCCGAAAACCGAATCATAGTCGAGACGATTTGCTAAAACCGGATCTAATTGGGTTTCTTTTGTAGAAAGTCCATAAACAATTCCTTGGTTTAAATCAGTTGCTCGAATTCCCCAAACTCTGCAGGCAAACATAATGTTATGACTATCATGTACTTTAGAAAGATGATAATAAGAACCCGGCTGTTTTGGAAACGGCAACCGATCTTTTCGTCCTTTATGTTCAATTTCTATATATCCTTCTTCAATCGGAATATTGGGTGTACCATATTCGCCCATGGTTCCGAGCTTGATCAAGTGACAGTCCGGCACAATGTCTTTTATGCCATATAGCACATTCAGCGTACCGACTACATTGTTTACTTGTGTGTAGACAGCATGTTCACGGTCAATCATAGAGTAAGGGGCAGATCGTTGTTCGGCAAAATGAACAAAGGCTTCGGGCTGTTCTTGTTCAAGAACCTTTTTTAAAAACTCGAAATCCTGTAAATCACCCTCGTATGTACGCATCACTTGGCCAGTTAGTTCTTGCCATTTGTTTACCCGCTCTTCGAGAGATGCAATTGGAGTGAGTGAATTTGAAGCTAATTCTTCATCCATTTTTCTTCGTACCATATTATCAATGATGGAAACATCATGTCCTTTTTGTGATAAATGCAAAGCAGTTGGCCAGCCACAAAATCCATCTCCCCCAGCTACAATAATTCTCATCAAAAATCCCCCTCGCTCTTTTTTCTGAATATTGCACATATATCTTTTGTACCACTTTAACGTACAAAATAAACCTGAAACAAAGAAGAGCTTGTAAGGACTAGAAGGCAATAAACTAAGATGGCTTTTAAAGGATAAACTGGAGTAATACAGAAATGAAGATAAGCCCGGTAATAAAAGAAGGATAGCTACTATTTTTCTCGCTTGGGAGTTCATCATTTAAAATGTTTAAAATGACACCTCCTGTGAGAAAAGCGGAAAAATAAGCGATATTCAAATCAGAAGTACTAGTAAATTGATAAAGAAGCCAGCCAATAAAAACAGAAAGTGCTAATACCCAACGCCCAATGTTAGTGTAGCGGTCTTCATGCGTTAAATGCAACACGCGATTATTAGCAATAAAATGAAAAGAAAAGACCACAAAATAAATGATATAATCTGGAATTTTTTCTCCGCTTATATCGACAAGTAAGTAGCCAATTAGCGCATTGTATAGGGCGAAGCCGAAAATTTCTAAAGCGAAAATCGAGCGACTTGGTTGAGAGAGGTTTTCTTCTCTTTCATTTTTAGCTTTGGATTTTTCATTTAATTGATTGATGCCATAAAAAAAAGCGATACCTGCAAGTGTCAAAAGGTAAGTAGAGTATTCAAGTGACTCAATCCATTTTGGCAACCGTGCCTCTTCAGCCACTTTTTGATAATGCGTCAGTTCAGGAACCAAATGTAGAAAAACGTAAGCAATGGAACCTCCAGAAACAAACGACATCAGTCTATCTTTTGGCTTGCGATCTAAAAATTTAATGTAATTTGTAAAGATGTGAACAAACATGAATGCGATGATAATTACTAAACTGAAATAAAACAAGAGTGACACCTCCTAATACAGGTTAGAAAATGTATACCCGAATCTTCTCCGCACATTCATAGTCTAAAAAATTTTACATATTAATCGGATAAAGAGCATAGTCTATGCCGTATTTTGGGTATACATGAATAATTCATCCTTAAAGCAGAACGGAGATCCGCTATGGACTTATTGCTTACAATTTTTTTATTGTTGATTTGTTTATTGATTTCAAATGTTGTTAGTCATTATACACCCTATATTCCAACTGCTTTAATCCAAGTAGCTCTTGGTGTAATTTTGGTTCTTATATACGAAGATATTACGTTTGATATTGAAACAGAGTGGTTTTTACTATTGTTTATTGCACCATTATTATTTAATGATGGTAGTCGTTTTCCGAGAGAAGAATTGTGGCGAATGAAAGGACCGATTTTAGGGAACGCGATCATACTCGTACTACTGACAACGGTCGTTGGCGGTTATTTTATTCATTGGCTGATAGAAGAAATACCACTTGCTGCGGCATTTGCGTTAGCGGCTATTTTGTCACCGACAGATCCAGTGGCAGTTAATGGCATTGCACAGCGAATTCGAATTCCCCAAAAAGTATTGAGCCTTGTCAGAGGAGAATCGCTGATCAATGATGCTTCAGGACTTGTTGCGTTCAATTATGCAGTGGCAGCTGTCGTGACAGGCTATTTTTCATTGTCGGAAGCTCTCTTTGATTTTTCTTATAAATTTTTGGTTGGTGGAATTTTAGGTCTAACGCTTGGCTTATTGGTGATCAGTATTCGTTTAGTTTTACGGAAACAAGGTATTAATGACGTTACTTTTCATACGTTATTGCAAATTATGACACCCTTTTTAATCTTCATCGTTACAGAAGAACTTCTCCACGCATCGGGTGTTATCGCAGTAGTGGTGGCAGGTATTGTCCATTCATTAGTAAGAGAACAAACAGAAACTTTCATCGCTGAAGAGCAAGTGCTAACTGAAAATATTTGGACTATTATTTTGTTTATCTTAAACGGGGTGGTCTTTTTACTATTAGGCTTAAGTATCCCAACTTCGATGAGCGGTGTGCTCGAAAATCCTAATATTAACTTGTGGCTGTTATTGCTCTACGTTTTAGCAGTTGGATTAATGATTCTTGGGATTCGCTTTGTGTGGGCCTATTTGTTTTCTCTATATGAATATCATTTTGGGAAAATGAAAGAAGCCGCTAAACCCAGTTTGAAGTTAATGTTATATATCAGCTTAACGGGTGTACGAGGAACCGTTACGATGGTTGGGGTATTGTCTTTGCCATTTTTAATGGACAACGGAGAAGCATTTCCAAATCGAGCACTCCTCTTATTTTTAGCAGCTGGAACGATTCTATTCACGCTAATAGTTGCAACGATTATTTTGCCGCTGCTTAGTAAGGGACAAATGGTAGATGGGGGTACTACGGAGAAAATGGATCTGAACGAAGCACAACGGCGCATTTTGTTGGCATCGATTCGAAAGATAAAAGCTGAAATTACTGAAGAAAACGAAGCTCCCGCTTATGAGTTAATTGAGGAGTATGAACTACATTTTCATCATATTCAAACTGAAGAAGATACAAAAGCTCAAGCAAATAAAAAATATCAACGCAAAACAAGAGAACTTCGCTTAAAAGCATTAAAACTGGAACGCAAATATGTACAACGACAATACCGCAATAAAAAAATGAAAGAAGAAGTATATGATGCATTCGAAAAATCATTAAATCGTCGAGAAGAAGTGGTTGCCGATAATGCGCGCTCGACCATGCTGTATTTACAAGGCAAGCTTATTCGAGCATGGAGACGCTTTAGAGGTCAAAATTCTCGCGAGGAAGAAACGCGGCTGGTCGAATTTCAAGAAGGTCTTCAACTTCAATTAGAAGCGTTACAAGCAGCGCTTTCTGGACTAGAAGAAACTGCTAAAAAGTACGAGCCGAAAGAAATCATTGACTCTGTCATCTCAGATTACAAACAAATGACCAGTCGTTTAAAGAAACCAGAAGCTTTATATGATGAGAAATACGAATTGCAAAAAGAAGAGTTACGCGTAATTGTTATGGATATGGGGCGCTCGGTCATCTATAAAATGTATGTAGCAGGAGAAATTACAAGAGAGCAGGCAAAAGAGCTTAGACGTTATATTCACAATGTTGAAAGTGTGACATTGTACGAGACTAATAAATAGAGAAACTAAATAGAATATAAGTAAGATTAAAAAACAGCGCTGATAATCAGCGCTGTTTTTTGTCGTTAATGTTGTCACTCACTTAGAATAAGGTGTTCTTCATAATCGTAAACGAGATCAGGCAAAATAGAAGGTTCTAAATTTTCCCAAACCAGTTGATCACGCGTGGCTTTGTCTAGTGTGAAAGACATGACATTTTTATATTCCACATCTTTTTGTTCATTTAAAACTGGATAAATCCACGATATCGATACCTCATCGAGCTGATCGATTTCTGAAACAGCAGCTAGAATTTTGATTGCCTCTTGCCACATCATTTGCTTTGTGGAAATCATAGTGAACCCTTTATCTGCGTTTAGAGAAAGTTCAACATCCCATCCGCCTGAATTTTTGGAAACGACTAGGTTAGATATACGAATTTTGTCCATATTACTGGTTGCTCCGACTTGCTCATTGACGATTGTGTAGAGCTCATTTTTTAAATTTTTGGCTTCTTGCGATTCTGGTTTTAATAGCCAACCGCCGATTGCGATGAAAATAACAGCTATTGCGACAGACCAAAACGACAGCAACTTTTTTTTGTGTGCGATAGCTATAATTAGTATCACTCCTTTTCATCTATACTTGTTATTAGTATAAAGTATATAGGTTTTAGGTTTTTCTAAAAGAAGATACTGAGTTTTTGACATAGAGTCTATCTAACAGAAAGAAAAACGTTATACTGGGAAAAAGAGTCGGAATTGTTTCCTTATCAGAGGATTGTGGTTGGCTAATGAGTTGAATGAAAAAATCTCGAATAAAGGGGAACATTATGAAACGAAATGCAAAACAAGAAGTAATGATGAAGAGCTATGCAGATTCACCTGAAAAATTTAAAAAGTTATATCGCCGAACTTTATGGATTGTCGCATTGGCTCAGATTTTTGCTGGAGTTGGGCTGACAGCTGGAGTGACAGTCGCTGCGCTGCTTGCTTCAGACATGCTTGGAACAGACCGGTACGCGGGTGTACCAGTCGTTTTTTTTACGATAGGATCTGCGGCAGCGGCACTTATCATTGGCAGACTGTCTCAACGTTTTAGTCGGCGGGTAGGTTTAGCGTCAGGATTTCTAGCGGGTGCAATTGGTGCGCTAGGAGTTGTTATTGCTGCATTATCAGATAATATCTTTTTACTGTTTATATCTTTAGTGATTTATGGAGCAGGTATGGCAACAAATTTACAAGCGCGCTATGCAGGTACAGATTTAGCAACAGTTAAGCAACGTGGTACTGCTATTAGCGTAGCATTGGTATCACTAACCTTAGGCGCCTTTGCCGGACCGAATTTAGTTGGGGTTATGGGCAGCTTTGCAGAATCTATTAATATTCCGTCTTTGGCTGGTCCTTTTATTTTGGCTGCGGCAGCATTTGGTATAGCCGGGTTAGTCATTTTGGTTTTATTAAGACCAGACCCACTGCAAGTTTCCAAAGCTTTAGCAGCACATTTACAAACGGTTGAAGAAAGTTCAGAAGTCGTGAAAGAAGACGACCCTGCTATCGATAAAAAAGGAGTTGTTCTGGGAGCGACCGTTATGGTATTAACTCAGTTAATCATGGTAGCCATTATGACCATGACACCGATTCATATGGGCCGTTATGGTCATGACCTTGGAGACATCGGTTTGGTCATCAGCATACATGTAGTTGCAATGTACTTGCCGTCGATTGTCACAGGAATACTTGTGGATAAGCTAGGTCGGATTTTCATGACGGCAGCAGCAGGAGTTACATTTATGGCAGCAGGTTTAGTTGCTGCATTCGGACCAAGTGAATCGATAATAGGCTTGATGTTCGCACTTGGTTTACTAGGGCTCGGCTGGAATTTCGGATTTATTAGCGGTACGACATTAGTCGTGGATTCAACCGATCCAACAACGCGAGCAAAAACACAAGGAACAGTAGATGTATTAATCGCTTTAGCCGGTGCTACAGGCGGGGGACTTTCCGGCATGATCATGGCACAATCTAGTTTTGCTGCGATGTCATTAGGTGGCGGCATTCTTGCACTTGCCTTGATTCCCGTTGTTTTATGGTCGACAAAAAAGACGAAAGCTTAGTTCAATAAAAAAGTGCGCAGTTCATTTTGAACTGCGCACTTTTTAGGTTATTACGGGTTTGTTGACCAAAGTCCAGCTGATTTCAATAAAACACGAGGGTGAAGTTTTAATTGGGCCACCATCATTTCAGCCAAATCTTCTGGCTGCATTACTTTATCAGGATTACCATCGGTCAAGTTTTCACCAATCGCTAAGTCAGTTGCTACTGTACTTGGTGTTAAAGCACTAACGCGGATATTGTGTTTTCTCACTTCTAGCATTAACGATTCTGTTAATCCCATGACACCGAATTTCGAAGCACTATAAGCACTTGTTACCGGTGCTCCTTTTTGTCCAGCTGTTGATGAAATATTAATAATATCACCTGATTGACGTTCAATCATTTGCGGCAAGACAGCACGCGTTACGTAATACACACCCATCAAGTTGGTGTCGATAATAGCCTTGAATTCTTCAGGTGATAAATCAAGGAAGTTACCAAATTTACCAATACCTGCATTATTAATCAAAATATCAATTGAACCTAGTTCAGACAAAACATGTTCAACTGCAGCATTGACCGAATCTTGGTCGGCAACATCAGCTACCGCAAAAACAGTTTTCACACCGTATTGCTCAAGTTCCGCTACAACTTTTTCCAAGTTTTCAGCAGTACGTCCAACAAGTCCAACGTTTATGCCTTCAGCTGCAAAAGCGATTGCGGTAGAACGACCAATCCCTCGCCCAGCCCCTGTAATCAACGCATTCTTTCCTGTTAAGTTTTGCATATAGTTAGCTCCTTTTTTCGTGAAATGATTTCCTATACTAGTGTAGCAAAGTCTAGTTGGAAATCCCAAATGAAGAACTTGGAAATAACATATCTACAGATTATCTTTTGCTTCATGTGATAACATTCCATAAAAAACAGCAGAGTAATCTCTGCTGTTAGGTGCATTACTATTCAAGAAATTGCGTATCGGTTAGTAAAGCGAAATCGGGTTGCTCTTTTAGGAATTTTAAATCGAAAGAGGAATCTCCGAATGCTTGGATTTCTTCAGAAGAAAGAGCCGTATCGAAAATCATATTTTCCCATGCTCCATCTATGATTGAAGCTTCCAGTTTTTGTCCAGTGATGTCATCGATTGTGTCGATGGTTATTTCTTTTGCTTGATCTGGGTTTTCGGTGATAAATTCAGTAGCTTCTTTATGAGCATTGACAATTCCTTCGACCATTTCAGGGTTTTCTTTAATCAATTTGCTTGAAGTTACTAGGACAGAAGCTGGCAATGTCGTACCAAATGAAATTTCATCTGGCTCGATAATAACTTTGGCGCCTGTATTTTGTTTTAATACAGATGCCCAAGGTTCAGGAGCGACGGCAACGTCAACTTTTTCAGTAGCGAACAAAGCTTCATATTGAGCTGGATTGCCTGTTTGATGTAACATTTCTCCACCAATGCGGTTTGAAGTAATGCCCTGTTCTTTCATGAATGTTTCGAATTGCACATCATGAGTGCAACCGACACGAGGCGTGATAAATGTCTTGCCAGCGAAATCATCAACAGAATCAATGCCGCTGCCATTTCTAGCCATGACTACCGTCCCGCCTGAAGCACCACCTGCAATCATCGTTACATCTGCACCGTTTGTATAATTGTTCATTGCCGGACCTGGTCCAACAAGTCCGGCATCAATATCACCAGTTTTTAAGGCAGTCATAAAATCCGCACCATCAGCAAACGTAACATAATCAACAGTTGTGCCATCTGCCAAGTTTTTTTCATACAATTTCTGGTCTTTGGCAATCATAGCAGGTACATGATCTAGGTTTGGAAAATAACCGATAGTCACGGACGATGAATCTTCGCTCGCATCTGGTGAACCACAAGCCGCCAAAGTGCCTGCTAGTGTAAGAAGTACAATAAGTGAGATAAATCGTTTCATAAGATAGATTCCTCCTGTATACTGAATGTTTTTAAATGCTTTTTAGTAGTTAATCCATGTAAGTAGATCTCAAAGTCGTTGTAGAAAAGTGTAGAAGTAAGATGATTTATATCAGTGTAATTAATGAGTTTCAGGTTTCCAATCCCCAACGTTTAAGGACATTCTTCTCAATCCGTTGGAATATCATTAAGTCAACAACCGCCCCAACGACTCCTATAATTATCATCACTCCGATAACCAGGGACATATTACCGAAATCAGAAGCGTATCGTAAGGTATAGCCGAGACCGGGACCAGAGCTTAGCAGCTCCCCAGCCATCAAGGCCCGCCAGGCAAACGCCCACGCTAAACGTGCACCTGTAACAAAATAGGGAACAGAGGCAGGAATGATTACTTTGATGAATAAATCCAGGCCGTTCGATCCCATGGTCCGAGCAGCTTTAATAAATAAGGGGTCGACATTTTTTATTCCGGTTCTGACATTCAAAATCATGACGAAAGTTCCGCCTAAGATGACGACGAAAATAATAGAACCTTCACCAAGTCCAAACCACATCATGGCTAAAGGAAGCCAGACAATGCTGGGGACACTTTGCAAAGCGAGTACTAAGGTACCAAGTGTTTCATCTGCGGTCTTCGAACGTGCCAGTAAAATACCGACACTTGTTCCTATTAAGATAGCGACAGCTAAACCAATAAGCAGTCTACGAAAACTAGCCATCAAGTCATAGACTAGTGTCATGTCCGCAAATCCAGCCATTAAGGAATCGTAGACGCTAAAAGGAGAAGGAAGTATGGTTTCGTGCCAGAGTTCAAAGCGGGATCCTAGCTCCCAAAAGACAATAAGTACAGCGAAGAAGATGAGTCGTTTAACTGTCGGCTTCATATGACTGCTCCTCTTCGATGACTTTGTCAATTTCTGTTTTCAATAGAGCCATAATCTGTTCTTCTAATGCACCGATTTGTTGTCGATGTTGTTCACGGGGCCGTGGAATATTAACTGTAATATCAGTCAAGATTGTTCCGGGTCTTGTACCCATGACAATAATTCGATCAGACAGTTTGATCGACTCTGAAATACTGTGAGTAACAAATACAATGGTCTTTTGGGTATCTATCCATATTTCCTCAAGCTGTCTGTGCAGGCGACTTCTCGTTTGTTCATCTAATGCACCGAACGGCTCATCCATCAATAAAACAGCAGGATCCATTGCTAGAGACCTTGCAATCGATACACGCTGTTGCATGCCGCCGGATAGTTCATGAGGGTAATGAGTAGGGTAATTACTGAGTTGCACCATTTTCAAAAAGTGTTGGGCACGCTTCAACCCTTCACTTTTAGATAATTCTTTGCGCAATGGAAACATGACATTTTCAGTAACATTCATCCACGGAAACAGTGCAGCTTGCTGAAATACCATGCCCCTATCTTTTCCTGGCTTTACAACTTTTTTCCCATTCACGATGATTTCTCCTGAAGTTGAGCCTGTGAGTCCGGCAATCATTGATAAAAAAGTAGATTTTCCACAGCCAGAGGGGCCGAGAATAGAAATGAATTGTCCTTTTGGAATCGAGAGGTTGATATTATTCAAGACAGTAATTGGTTTGTTATTTTTATCAAAATACACTTTGTTGATTTTCTTTGCTTCAATAAACATCGTCAATCACCTATGTAAAACCTACCTTTCCTATAAGATATTATATTAAAGTATAGTAAAGTCATAGGAATTGTCAACATGATAATAAAATTATTTTTTTGCGAGTGAAGATAGTAAATTTTGAATCGGAGAGAAATACTTTATACACAAAAAATACAGGCAGACCGGAAATTTCCGGTCTGCCTGTATTAGTGGAGAAAATTTATATGAAAAGTATCTAAAAAATGAATGTCAATAGTCAGATAAAGTCTCAATTTTTGAACTTAATCTTTTTGTGAATCTGTAACATATATAGAAAGTGTCTATTCATCGAATAAATTCATACTCAAGTAACGTTCTCCAGTATCAGGTGCAATGCACAAAACTTTTTTTCCGCTACCGAGACGTTTAGCAATTTCGATTGCTGCATAAATTGTCGCCCCTGCAGATGGACCGACAAAAATACCTTCTTCACGAGCAACTCGTTTGAAGATATCAATCGCATCTTCATCTTGGATTGCCATAATTTCATCGTATATTTTAGTATTTAATATGCTCGGAATAAACCCAGGGCTAGTACCCACTAATTTATGCTTACCTGGTTTACCGCCGGACAAGACAGGAGATCCTTTTGGTTCTACAACCGCGATATAAAGCTCCGGCAAATGCTCTTTTAACGTTTCACCGGTGCCTGTGATGGTACCGCCAGTTCCAGCTGATGCGACAAATGCATCTAATTTTCCGTTCATCTGTTCTAAAATTTCTAGCGCAGTTGTTGTACGGTGGATATCTGGATTAGCTTTGTTCTCGAATTGTTGAGGGATAAAACTGTTTGGAATTTCCTTCTGCAACTCGAGTGCTTTGCTGATTGCGCCAGGCATTTTTGCATCACTTGGTGTTAAGACTACTTCAGAGCCGAATGCTTTTAATAAGTTGATTCGTTCTTTTGTAGCGTTATCTGGTAACACGAGAATAGAGCGGTACCCTTTTGCTGCCGCGACCATAGCGAGACCAATACCGGTATTGCCACTTGTTGGTTCAATAATAGTTGCGCCCTTTTGTAATAAACCATCTTCTTCAGCCATTTTAATCATATTATAAGCCGCGCGATCTTTAACGCTTTTAGATGGATTAAACATTTCTAGTTTGACATAAACATCAGCAGCACCATCTGGTACAATGCGATTTAATTTTACAACGGGCGTGTCACCAATCAAATCGGTGATATTATTATACGGTTTCATGAAGAAAACAACCTTTCTTAAGTTACGGAATTTGTCATGCACTTGTTCATATTTATTCTTATTTAATTAATCCATCAGCTAGTGTCTTTCAATTGACGAGTTAAAGCTCAAACTTTATTGTACTAGTATAACGCACATTTGTTAATCATATTGGTTTTGTCGGCTTAAGAAAAGGAGAGTGTGACATGGAACAAATTCCTTTAATCGTCACTACAGAGTGGCTTGAAAAGCGATTAGATGATCCGGATTTATGTATTATTGATGCTACTATTTTTATGGAACTACCTGAAAAGGGAGGACCACCTACCATCTGGTCTGGAAAGACTTCTTATGGAGAAGGGCATATACCAGGAGCGGTCCACATGGACATTTTAAAGGATTTATCAGATCCACAGTCAGCTCAGCCTTTTACTGTACCACCACGCGATTACTTTATTCGCAAAATGACTGAACTTGGCATAGGTGACGATATGTATACCGTTATTTACGACCAAGGAGCTTTAGTGGGAAATCCGATTGTTGCGGCTTATTGGGCTTCGCGATTAGCTTGGCAAATGCAATACGAAGGATTTGAAAACATCGCGATTTTAGAAGGCGGCTTGCCCAAGTGGAAAAAAGAAAACCGACCACTAACAGCAGTGCCAGGAAATTATTCACAAACGAACTTTACGGGAGAGCGGCGCACGGAAATGCTTGCTACGAAAGAAGAAGTAAAGCGGGCAATGGAGGACGACAATACCATTCTTATTAACAGCTTGTCACCAGAAGATTTTAGAGGAGAAAGCGATGCGTACGCGAGAAAAGGTCATATTC carries:
- the cysK gene encoding cysteine synthase A translates to MKPYNNITDLIGDTPVVKLNRIVPDGAADVYVKLEMFNPSKSVKDRAAYNMIKMAEEDGLLQKGATIIEPTSGNTGIGLAMVAAAKGYRSILVLPDNATKERINLLKAFGSEVVLTPSDAKMPGAISKALELQKEIPNSFIPQQFENKANPDIHRTTTALEILEQMNGKLDAFVASAGTGGTITGTGETLKEHLPELYIAVVEPKGSPVLSGGKPGKHKLVGTSPGFIPSILNTKIYDEIMAIQDEDAIDIFKRVAREEGIFVGPSAGATIYAAIEIAKRLGSGKKVLCIAPDTGERYLSMNLFDE
- a CDS encoding sulfurtransferase, which encodes MEQIPLIVTTEWLEKRLDDPDLCIIDATIFMELPEKGGPPTIWSGKTSYGEGHIPGAVHMDILKDLSDPQSAQPFTVPPRDYFIRKMTELGIGDDMYTVIYDQGALVGNPIVAAYWASRLAWQMQYEGFENIAILEGGLPKWKKENRPLTAVPGNYSQTNFTGERRTEMLATKEEVKRAMEDDNTILINSLSPEDFRGESDAYARKGHIPSSKNVFFGIHANQQTREIHDEAMLRKQFEKIDALNPNKKVITYCGGGLAATWTALMLNKLGQKNVAVYDGSLNEWVNDPTCPLVTES